Part of the Bacillus sp. THAF10 genome is shown below.
TTCTAATCACCTCAAAATTATTGTTGACTGTCTAAGTATCCTTGTAAAATAACAACTGCAGCCATTTTATCAATCACTTGTTTTCTTTTTTTTCTGCTAACATCTGCTGTCAGCAGAATTCTTTCTGCTGCAACAGTGGAAAGACGTTCATCCCAATAGATGACGGGGAGTCCCGTTTTTTCTGTTAGCTTTGCTCCATATGCTTGGCTAGCTTCGCCACGTGGACCTACAGAGCCATTCATATTCTTTGGCAAGCCAATCACTACTTTTTCCGGCTTGTACTCTGCGATTATCTGTTTTAATCGTTTAAAGCCGAGGTTGTTGACTGCCTCGTCAATTTTTATCGTTTCCAATCCTTGTGCAGTCCATCCCATTTCATCGCTCACTGCGACACCAACGGTTTTGGACCCAACGTCTAAGCCTAAAATGCGCATGTACTACTCCTTGCGGTGCTGTTCTAGGTACGATTTTACTAACTCTTCAATTAGCTCGTCCCTCTCAATTTTACGAATCAGTGTTCTCGCGTCTTTGTGACGGGGAATATAAGCAGGGTCTCCGGAAAGTAAGTAGCCGACAATCTGATTAATTGGATTGTAGCCTTTTTCCTGCAGGGCCTCATATACCGTAATTAAAACGTCATCAACATTCGCTTCCAATGCATCTTCCGTAAAGTTAAACTTCATTGTTTTGTCAAAGGAGCTCATCATTTGCACCTCTCTCTTAGACTTCTTATTTATCTGCATGTAAATTGTTACCTATATTGTACACCAAATGTCGTCAATGTTAAACGGATTTTATCCATTCTTCTACATATTGCAGCGCAGAGTCGACTTGTTCTGGGTTCTTTCCACCAGCTTGTGCCATATCAGGACGGCCCCCACCGCCTCCGCCACAGCGAGTTGCTACCTCTTTTACTACCTTACCAGCATGATAGCCTTTTTCAATAAGATCTTTTGTCACACCAGCGGAAATGTTTACTTTTCCGTCCTGCACACTTGCAAGTACTATGATACCAGACTCAAGCTTTGTTTTTAAATCATCCACCATTGTGCGGAGATTGTTCATGTCGGTTCCAGCTACTTTACTCACAAGCATCGTGACGCCGTTCACGTCTTTTGCTTTCGAGGAAAGGGAGGATGCTTCAATATTCCCAAGCTTTGCAGATAAAGACTGATTTTCCCTTTGAAGCTCTTTTAAATCGATAAGTAAGGCGTCGATACGGGAGCTTACATCTTGCGGTTTCGTCTTTAATTTCCCTGCCGCTTCTTTTAACAATTGCACCTGATCATTCATAAGGCGATACGCACCTTCACCTGTTACCGCTTCGATTCTGCGTGTACCTGCTCCAATTCCTGACTCACTTACAATTTTAAACAACCCAATCGCGGAAGTGTTTGAAACATGGCAGCCTCCACAAAGCTCGATGCTATAATTATCCACTTGAACGACACGGACAATATCGCCATATTTTTCTCCGAACAGCGCCATTGCTCCCATTTCTTTCGCTTCCGTAATACTCTTGTTTTCAATGACCACATTTATACTTGCCCAAATTTTCTCGTTCACAATCGCTTCAATTCTTTCCATTTCTTCCTGTGTTACTTGGCCAAAATGAGAGAAGTCAAAGCGCATCCTTTCAGAAGTAACAAGAGAACCTGCTTGGTTAACATGTGTTCCTAGAACGTCTTTTAACGCTTGATGAAGTAAATGCGTTGCCGTGTGGTTTTTCACAATTTGCGCTCTGTTTTGTGCATGCACTTCTGCTTTTACTGCTTGCTCT
Proteins encoded:
- the ruvX gene encoding Holliday junction resolvase RuvX, whose protein sequence is MRILGLDVGSKTVGVAVSDEMGWTAQGLETIKIDEAVNNLGFKRLKQIIAEYKPEKVVIGLPKNMNGSVGPRGEASQAYGAKLTEKTGLPVIYWDERLSTVAAERILLTADVSRKKRKQVIDKMAAVVILQGYLDSQQ
- a CDS encoding IreB family regulatory phosphoprotein, which gives rise to MSSFDKTMKFNFTEDALEANVDDVLITVYEALQEKGYNPINQIVGYLLSGDPAYIPRHKDARTLIRKIERDELIEELVKSYLEQHRKE